In Synechococcus sp. RS9909, one genomic interval encodes:
- a CDS encoding NAD(P)/FAD-dependent oxidoreductase: MLRLSEVRLPLDHGPEDLEAAILRRLRVSAEQLIGHRLVKRSIDARRRDRIQLIYSVDVEVRGESALRRRHRGDQRIRLAPETTYRPVAQAPAGFPHRIEQRPVVVGAGPCGYFAALVLAQMGFRPLLLERGQPVRQRTADTFAFWRGTAPLNPESNVQFGEGGAGTFSDGKLYSQVSDPEHYGRKVLEELVACGANPEILTVHRPHIGTFKLATVVRGLRARVEALGGEVRFGAKVEELQLEPLPEPRADGRVQHLVGLSLADGTTVPCRQLLLAPGHSARDTFDMLDRIGVAMDAKPFAVGLRIEHPQPLIDQARWGTQAGHPRLGAAEYKLVHHASNGRCVYSFCMCPGGLVVGATSEAGRVVTNGMSQHTRNERNANSGLVVPVDAEDLTAFARYAGDPLAGVAFQRALEERAFHLGGGDHSAPVQRLDDFLADRPSTSLGTIESSYQPGTRPADLRSALPAPMIEALQEAIPRFAARLEGYDHPDAVLTGVETRTSSPVRLPRDASFESINTLGLTPAGEGAGYAGGILSAAIDGIRAAEAVALRILAAESG, translated from the coding sequence GTGCTGCGGTTGAGCGAAGTTCGGCTCCCCCTCGATCACGGGCCCGAAGATCTGGAGGCGGCGATTCTGCGCCGGTTGCGGGTGTCTGCGGAGCAATTGATTGGCCACCGCCTCGTGAAACGCAGCATCGATGCGCGTCGTCGCGACCGCATCCAGCTGATCTACAGCGTGGATGTGGAGGTGCGTGGGGAGAGTGCTCTGCGACGCCGGCATCGCGGTGATCAGCGCATCCGGTTGGCGCCAGAAACCACTTACCGCCCGGTGGCACAGGCGCCAGCTGGATTCCCGCATCGGATCGAGCAGCGCCCTGTGGTGGTGGGGGCTGGACCCTGCGGCTACTTCGCTGCCCTGGTGCTGGCCCAGATGGGGTTCAGGCCTCTCCTGCTGGAGCGCGGCCAGCCGGTGCGCCAACGCACCGCCGACACATTTGCGTTCTGGAGGGGAACGGCGCCTCTCAATCCGGAATCGAACGTGCAGTTCGGTGAGGGCGGGGCCGGCACCTTCTCCGATGGCAAGCTCTACAGCCAGGTGAGTGATCCGGAGCATTACGGACGCAAGGTGCTGGAGGAGCTGGTGGCGTGTGGGGCCAATCCCGAGATCCTCACGGTGCATCGGCCCCATATCGGCACCTTCAAGCTCGCCACCGTCGTGCGGGGGCTGCGAGCCAGGGTGGAAGCGCTCGGGGGTGAGGTGCGCTTCGGGGCCAAGGTGGAGGAGCTTCAGCTTGAGCCCCTGCCGGAGCCTCGGGCCGATGGCAGGGTTCAGCACCTGGTGGGCCTGAGCCTGGCCGATGGCACGACCGTTCCCTGCCGCCAGCTGCTGCTCGCCCCTGGTCACTCGGCGCGCGACACCTTCGACATGCTGGATCGGATCGGCGTGGCCATGGACGCCAAGCCGTTCGCCGTCGGCCTGCGGATCGAACACCCCCAGCCCCTGATCGATCAGGCCCGCTGGGGCACGCAGGCGGGCCATCCCCGGCTGGGGGCGGCGGAATACAAGCTGGTGCACCACGCCAGCAATGGACGTTGCGTCTACAGCTTCTGCATGTGCCCCGGGGGCCTGGTGGTCGGAGCCACCAGCGAGGCCGGTCGGGTGGTGACCAATGGCATGAGTCAGCACACCCGTAATGAGCGCAATGCCAACAGTGGTCTGGTGGTGCCGGTGGATGCGGAGGACCTGACCGCTTTCGCCCGCTATGCCGGCGATCCGCTCGCCGGTGTGGCGTTTCAGCGCGCGCTCGAGGAGCGGGCTTTTCACCTCGGCGGCGGCGATCACAGCGCTCCTGTGCAACGCCTGGACGACTTCCTCGCTGATCGCCCCTCCACCAGTCTGGGCACGATTGAATCGTCGTATCAACCGGGAACCAGGCCCGCTGATCTGCGCAGCGCCCTGCCGGCGCCGATGATCGAGGCTCTGCAGGAGGCCATCCCTCGGTTCGCCGCGCGCCTGGAGGGGTATGACCATCCGGATGCCGTGCTCACCGGCGTGGAGACCCGCACCTCCTCTCCCGTGCGGCTGCCTCGCGATGCAAGTTTCGAATCGATCAATACCCTGGGGCTCACACCCGCGGGGGAGGGGGCTGGTTACGCCGGCGGCATCCTGTCGGCAGCCATTGATGGCATCCGGGCTGCGGAAGCGGTGGCGCTGCGGATTCTTGCGGCTGAGTCGGGTTGA
- the hemH gene encoding ferrochelatase: MARVGVLLLNLGGPERIQDVGPFLYNLFADPEIIRLPIPALQKPLAWLISTLRSSKSQEAYRSIGGGSPLRRITEQQARELQSVLRQRGIEATTYVAMRYWHPFTESAVADIKADAMDEVVVLPLYPHFSISTSGSSFRELQRLRQLDPAFQQLPIRCIRSWFDHPGYVRAMAELIAEQVRASERPEEAHVFFSAHGVPKSYVEEAGDPYQREIEACTALIMAELERLLACPNPHTLAYQSRVGPVEWLKPYTEEALEALGAAGTRDLVVVPISFVSEHIETLEEIDIEYRELATEAGVVHFRRVPALDTYPPFIEGLADLVSASLEGPEINLDQAAELPTKVKLYPQEKWEWGWNNSSEVWNGRLAMVGFSAFLLELITGQGPLHALGLL, translated from the coding sequence ATGGCCCGGGTCGGCGTCCTTCTTCTCAACCTCGGGGGACCCGAACGGATTCAGGATGTGGGTCCGTTTCTCTACAACCTCTTCGCGGATCCGGAGATCATCCGGTTGCCGATTCCGGCCCTGCAAAAGCCCCTGGCCTGGTTGATCAGCACCCTGCGCAGCAGCAAGTCGCAGGAGGCCTATCGCTCCATCGGCGGCGGTTCACCGCTGCGCCGGATCACGGAGCAGCAGGCGCGGGAGCTGCAGAGTGTGTTGCGTCAGCGGGGAATCGAGGCCACTACCTACGTGGCCATGCGCTATTGGCACCCATTCACGGAATCGGCCGTGGCCGATATCAAGGCTGATGCCATGGATGAGGTGGTGGTTCTGCCCCTGTATCCCCACTTCTCGATCAGCACCAGCGGTTCCAGTTTCCGCGAGCTCCAGCGTCTGCGTCAGCTCGATCCTGCGTTTCAACAGCTGCCGATCCGCTGCATCCGCAGCTGGTTTGACCACCCCGGCTATGTGCGGGCGATGGCGGAGCTGATCGCTGAGCAGGTGCGTGCGTCGGAGCGGCCCGAGGAGGCCCACGTGTTCTTCAGTGCCCACGGGGTGCCGAAGAGCTACGTGGAGGAGGCCGGCGACCCCTACCAACGGGAGATCGAGGCCTGCACCGCCCTGATCATGGCGGAACTTGAGCGCCTTCTCGCTTGTCCCAATCCCCACACCCTTGCCTATCAAAGCCGGGTCGGCCCCGTGGAATGGCTGAAGCCCTACACCGAGGAAGCACTGGAGGCCCTCGGTGCCGCCGGCACCCGCGACCTGGTGGTGGTGCCCATCAGTTTCGTCAGTGAGCACATCGAGACGCTCGAGGAGATCGACATCGAATACCGCGAACTGGCCACCGAGGCCGGCGTGGTGCATTTCCGGCGCGTTCCCGCCCTCGATACCTACCCCCCGTTCATCGAAGGCCTGGCCGATCTCGTCAGTGCCAGCCTCGAGGGTCCGGAGATCAATCTGGATCAGGCGGCGGAACTGCCCACCAAAGTGAAGCTCTACCCCCAGGAGAAGTGGGAGTGGGGGTGGAACAACAGCTCCGAAGTGTGGAATGGGCGCCTCGCCATGGTTGGTTTCTCGGCATTCCTGCTCGAGCTGATCACCGGTCAGGGTCCACTGCATGCCCTCGGCCTGCTTTGA
- the ilvB gene encoding biosynthetic-type acetolactate synthase large subunit → MTLTSAPSVSRASDQGGHRRITGAEALMDALRRHGVDTIFGYPGGAILPIYDALHVAEREGWVQHILVRHEQAGTHAADAYARATGKVGVCFGTSGPGATNLVTGIATAQMDSVPMVVITGQVPRAAIGTDAFQETDIFGITLPIVKHSWVVRDPADLGAIVAQAFLIAASGRPGPVLIDIPKDVGQEEFDYVPVEPGSVIPAGFRQPAAPEDGAIAAALDLIEQANRPLLYVGGGAISACAHDSLRVLADRFQIPVTTTLMGKGAFDENDPLSVGMLGMHGTAYANFAVTECDLLIAVGARFDDRVTGKLDTFAPRARVIHFEIDPAEIGKNRQADVAVLGDLGLSLARMVEMSLQRHEEPRTAAWLQRIEAWKQRYPLVVPSPEGAIYPQEVLMAVRACSDDAIVTTDVGQHQMWAAQYLRNGPRGWISSSGLGTMGFGMPAAIGAQMACPERQVICIAGDASILMNIQELGTLAAYGLPVKVVIVNNHWQGMVRQWQESFYDERYSASDMLNGMPDFIALARSFGVDGVKISDRESLRSDLSAALQAPGPMLIDVHVRRGENCYPMVPPGKSNAQMVGLPAHPELAMDTTRSCAACGATTAHEHRFCPSCGASL, encoded by the coding sequence GTGACCCTGACTTCCGCCCCCTCGGTCTCCCGAGCATCCGATCAGGGCGGTCACCGCCGAATCACCGGCGCTGAGGCGCTGATGGATGCCCTGCGTCGCCACGGGGTCGACACGATTTTCGGGTATCCCGGCGGCGCCATCCTGCCCATCTACGACGCCCTCCATGTGGCCGAACGGGAGGGTTGGGTTCAGCACATTCTGGTGCGACATGAGCAGGCTGGCACCCACGCCGCCGATGCCTACGCCCGCGCCACCGGCAAGGTCGGTGTGTGCTTCGGCACGTCGGGGCCTGGGGCGACCAATCTGGTCACCGGGATTGCAACGGCCCAGATGGACTCGGTGCCGATGGTGGTGATCACCGGTCAGGTGCCCCGGGCGGCGATTGGCACCGATGCGTTCCAGGAAACCGACATCTTCGGGATCACGCTGCCGATCGTGAAGCACTCCTGGGTGGTGCGTGATCCCGCGGATCTCGGTGCGATCGTCGCCCAGGCTTTCCTGATTGCCGCCAGCGGCCGCCCCGGTCCGGTCCTGATCGACATTCCCAAGGATGTGGGCCAGGAGGAATTCGATTACGTGCCCGTGGAACCCGGCTCGGTGATCCCGGCCGGGTTCCGTCAGCCTGCAGCCCCGGAGGATGGCGCGATTGCTGCCGCTCTGGATCTGATCGAACAGGCCAACCGCCCACTGCTCTACGTGGGGGGTGGAGCGATTTCCGCCTGCGCCCACGACAGCCTGCGCGTGCTCGCGGATCGGTTCCAGATTCCGGTCACCACCACCCTGATGGGAAAGGGGGCCTTCGATGAGAACGATCCATTGTCGGTGGGCATGCTGGGCATGCATGGCACCGCCTACGCCAATTTCGCTGTCACCGAATGTGATCTGCTGATTGCGGTGGGAGCCCGTTTTGATGATCGTGTCACCGGCAAGCTCGACACCTTTGCGCCCCGGGCGCGGGTGATCCACTTCGAAATCGACCCGGCGGAAATCGGCAAGAACCGGCAGGCGGATGTGGCCGTGCTGGGTGATCTCGGCCTCAGCCTCGCCCGGATGGTGGAGATGAGCCTGCAGCGTCACGAGGAGCCCAGAACGGCCGCCTGGTTGCAGCGCATCGAGGCCTGGAAGCAGCGCTATCCCCTGGTGGTGCCCTCGCCGGAAGGGGCGATCTATCCCCAGGAGGTGCTGATGGCGGTGCGTGCATGTTCCGACGACGCCATCGTCACCACCGATGTGGGCCAGCATCAGATGTGGGCGGCGCAATACCTGCGCAACGGACCCCGCGGCTGGATCAGCAGCTCAGGTCTCGGCACGATGGGCTTCGGCATGCCGGCAGCGATCGGTGCCCAGATGGCCTGCCCGGAGCGTCAGGTGATCTGTATTGCCGGTGACGCCAGCATCCTGATGAACATTCAGGAGCTGGGAACTCTGGCGGCCTATGGCCTGCCGGTGAAGGTGGTGATTGTGAACAACCACTGGCAGGGCATGGTGCGCCAGTGGCAGGAAAGTTTCTACGACGAGCGTTATTCCGCTTCCGACATGCTCAATGGCATGCCGGATTTCATTGCTCTGGCCCGATCCTTCGGTGTCGACGGGGTGAAGATCAGTGATCGGGAGTCCCTCCGGAGCGATCTGAGCGCTGCACTCCAGGCACCGGGTCCGATGCTGATTGATGTGCACGTCCGCCGGGGCGAGAACTGCTATCCGATGGTGCCGCCGGGCAAGAGCAATGCCCAGATGGTGGGGCTGCCCGCCCACCCCGAACTGGCGATGGACACGACCCGCTCCTGCGCCGCCTGTGGGGCGACCACGGCCCACGAGCACCGTTTCTGCCCCTCCTGCGGGGCCTCGCTCTGA
- a CDS encoding histidine kinase, producing MAASSEAPTHSGVEHASAGAERSKAVPFLRAMSWRRWPFARLLLITASLLGCQAIAASQRPLSAAAILLVDGPARARGSFLQGLQLGDAAVRACGLQPVRVDWRTLSWDSDPGSAFPSGMAPPLLVAPFAADLRAFAQLAESTDSRVLLPFQRGTSLQGLKALESGTRLSPLLPSRDTDLQALAQDAIRRGWTRMVVVSDPGTIEADAATPFISLVQGDGGQVLSYTNALVQEVDPADPDRLRLLAQDLAWLAPDALVMAAPPQGRLAEALRRAQRDGAFAPADPAWIWPLSADQVTELKEQPWPQLALRRPAVGPGWESFARRFQERYGQEPSQLAGAGYDTARLLALASVAPAPVSSEGSRDPLGWMDPEASPLPLCEAIARRRAGQAVRLEGVSSGLDLRPAQAPSGEALTRLIAAQ from the coding sequence ATGGCTGCCTCATCGGAGGCTCCAACCCACTCCGGTGTTGAACACGCTTCCGCGGGGGCTGAGCGATCCAAGGCTGTGCCATTCCTGCGGGCGATGTCATGGCGACGCTGGCCCTTCGCCCGGCTGCTTCTGATCACGGCCAGTCTGCTGGGCTGTCAGGCGATTGCGGCCAGTCAGCGGCCCCTGTCTGCAGCGGCGATCCTGCTGGTGGATGGGCCGGCTCGAGCCAGGGGCTCCTTCCTCCAGGGTCTTCAGCTCGGTGATGCGGCCGTGCGGGCCTGTGGCCTGCAGCCCGTCAGGGTCGACTGGCGCACGCTGTCCTGGGACAGCGATCCCGGTTCAGCGTTCCCCTCCGGCATGGCACCCCCGTTGCTGGTGGCTCCTTTCGCTGCCGATCTGCGTGCCTTCGCTCAGCTGGCGGAGTCCACCGACAGCCGGGTGCTGCTGCCCTTCCAGAGGGGAACCTCACTGCAGGGCCTCAAAGCGCTGGAATCCGGCACCAGATTGTCGCCCCTGCTGCCGTCACGCGACACCGATCTGCAGGCTCTCGCTCAGGACGCCATCCGTCGCGGTTGGACCCGGATGGTGGTGGTGAGCGATCCGGGCACCATCGAAGCGGATGCTGCCACCCCCTTCATCAGCCTGGTGCAAGGTGACGGGGGGCAGGTGCTCTCTTACACCAATGCGTTGGTTCAGGAGGTGGACCCGGCTGATCCCGATCGCCTGCGCCTGCTGGCGCAGGATCTGGCCTGGTTGGCGCCCGATGCCCTGGTGATGGCAGCGCCTCCCCAGGGGCGCTTGGCCGAGGCGCTCCGCCGTGCCCAGCGCGATGGCGCCTTCGCTCCGGCCGATCCCGCCTGGATCTGGCCGCTCTCTGCCGATCAGGTCACGGAGCTGAAGGAGCAGCCCTGGCCCCAGCTGGCCCTGCGCCGGCCCGCCGTCGGTCCTGGCTGGGAGAGCTTTGCCCGGCGCTTTCAGGAGCGTTACGGACAGGAACCCTCTCAGCTGGCCGGAGCCGGTTACGACACCGCCCGTCTGCTGGCGCTGGCCTCGGTGGCCCCCGCCCCAGTGTCCTCGGAAGGCAGCCGCGATCCCCTTGGCTGGATGGATCCTGAGGCTTCCCCCCTGCCGCTCTGCGAGGCGATTGCACGCCGACGTGCTGGCCAGGCCGTGCGCCTGGAGGGGGTGAGCAGCGGCCTCGATCTTCGGCCTGCCCAGGCGCCTTCAGGGGAGGCTCTCACTCGCCTCATCGCCGCTCAGTAA
- the pyrH gene encoding UMP kinase yields MAYARALLKLSGEALMGDQGYGIDPAIVQSIAEDVARVVAGGTQLAIVVGGGNIFRGLKGSAAGMDRATADYVGMLATVMNAITLQDGLERAGVETRVQTAIAMQEMAEPYIRRKAIRHLEKGRVVVFGAGCGNPFFTTDTTAALRAAEISADVVFKATKVDGVYDRDPNVHANAVRYDHLTFQQVLSGELAVMDSTAIALCKDNNIPIVVFNLFEPGNIGRAVAGESVGSRISN; encoded by the coding sequence ATGGCTTACGCACGTGCCCTTCTCAAACTCAGCGGCGAAGCGCTGATGGGAGATCAGGGGTATGGAATCGACCCCGCCATCGTTCAATCCATCGCTGAAGACGTGGCCCGCGTGGTTGCCGGAGGCACCCAGCTCGCGATTGTTGTGGGTGGCGGCAATATTTTTCGCGGTCTCAAGGGATCGGCGGCGGGAATGGATCGAGCCACCGCCGACTATGTGGGCATGCTGGCCACAGTGATGAATGCGATCACCCTCCAGGACGGCCTGGAGCGGGCGGGGGTGGAAACAAGGGTGCAGACCGCTATCGCCATGCAGGAAATGGCTGAGCCTTACATCCGCCGCAAAGCGATCCGCCATCTCGAGAAGGGCCGGGTGGTGGTGTTCGGAGCGGGTTGCGGCAACCCCTTCTTCACCACCGACACCACCGCCGCTCTGCGTGCAGCCGAAATCAGCGCCGATGTGGTGTTCAAAGCCACCAAGGTGGATGGGGTCTACGACCGGGACCCCAACGTGCATGCCAACGCCGTGAGGTACGACCACCTCACCTTCCAGCAGGTGCTGAGCGGGGAGCTGGCGGTGATGGACAGCACCGCCATCGCCCTGTGCAAAGACAACAACATTCCGATTGTGGTTTTCAATCTGTTCGAGCCCGGCAATATCGGCAGAGCCGTGGCCGGCGAATCCGTTGGTTCCCGCATCAGCAACTGA
- a CDS encoding class I SAM-dependent methyltransferase → MSTPLRQLAYRHRWLYDTVTALSAVAVGGVGRLRRLGLEGLASRLPAGAPVLDLCCGSGEAAAPWLACGFSVTGLDVSPRALGLAAQRHPELGRVEGLAEEPPLESEQFQAIQISLALHEFTRSERQRVLQSAYRLLRPGGWLVIVDLHPAGAWLHLPQQLFCALFETDTALDLLQDNLPAELQRLGFAAVEQERLAGEALQRIVAQRPPAAMLPPDPTPTP, encoded by the coding sequence ATGAGCACTCCCCTGCGCCAGCTCGCCTATCGCCATCGCTGGCTTTACGACACGGTCACAGCGCTGTCGGCTGTTGCGGTGGGGGGCGTGGGCCGGTTGCGCCGCCTGGGGTTGGAGGGCCTGGCCTCCCGATTGCCCGCCGGAGCTCCCGTGCTCGATCTCTGCTGCGGCAGTGGCGAGGCAGCCGCTCCCTGGTTGGCCTGCGGGTTTTCGGTCACCGGCCTCGATGTATCGCCAAGGGCGCTGGGCCTTGCGGCACAACGGCATCCGGAGCTGGGACGGGTGGAAGGCCTGGCGGAGGAGCCGCCCCTGGAGAGCGAGCAGTTCCAGGCGATTCAGATCAGCCTGGCGCTGCATGAGTTCACCCGATCGGAACGGCAGAGGGTGCTGCAGAGCGCCTATCGGTTGCTGCGCCCCGGCGGCTGGCTGGTGATCGTGGACCTCCATCCCGCCGGAGCCTGGCTGCATCTCCCGCAACAGCTGTTCTGCGCCCTGTTTGAAACCGACACCGCCCTCGACCTGCTGCAGGACAACCTGCCTGCCGAGCTGCAACGGCTTGGCTTTGCGGCGGTGGAGCAGGAGCGTCTGGCGGGGGAGGCCCTGCAACGGATCGTGGCGCAGCGACCGCCAGCGGCCATGCTGCCCCCGGACCCCACGCCAACGCCATGA
- the pgeF gene encoding peptidoglycan editing factor PgeF: MSEVCSDPLAQPDSRFNLLQGWTWIGCYGGYYLSADLLQEQGFEHGFFTRRWQGRDPDALAAYVSAGVSVHRPQQVHGALVLEASDAKGPPWPAADGLVSDRGSQSLWVCGADCTPVLIADPGHGHVAACHAGWRGVAAGILPEAISRLEQRGARREQLVVALGPAVSGPRYQVALDVAQQVLASVPADHQAGIVSDDPEPGRCRLDIRQAATAQLIGEGLNAQHISRCPLCTVCEPDLFHSWRRDQVKAVQWSGIVSQAAS; the protein is encoded by the coding sequence ATGAGCGAGGTGTGCAGCGATCCGCTGGCCCAGCCCGACAGCCGCTTCAACCTGCTCCAGGGATGGACCTGGATCGGCTGCTATGGCGGCTACTACCTCAGCGCCGACCTGTTGCAGGAGCAGGGATTTGAGCATGGCTTCTTCACGCGCCGCTGGCAGGGACGGGACCCCGATGCCCTGGCGGCCTATGTTTCGGCCGGCGTCAGCGTGCATCGTCCGCAGCAGGTGCATGGCGCCCTGGTGTTGGAAGCCTCCGACGCCAAGGGACCACCCTGGCCTGCTGCCGACGGTCTGGTGAGTGATCGGGGAAGCCAGAGCCTCTGGGTCTGTGGCGCCGACTGCACCCCTGTGCTGATCGCCGATCCAGGCCATGGCCATGTGGCCGCCTGCCATGCCGGCTGGCGTGGGGTGGCCGCCGGCATCCTGCCCGAGGCCATCAGTCGACTGGAGCAACGGGGCGCCCGGCGGGAGCAGCTGGTGGTGGCCCTGGGCCCGGCCGTGAGCGGTCCCCGCTACCAGGTGGCCCTCGATGTCGCCCAGCAGGTGCTGGCCAGCGTGCCTGCGGATCACCAGGCCGGCATCGTGTCGGACGACCCGGAACCCGGGCGCTGTCGACTCGACATCCGCCAAGCCGCCACGGCCCAGTTGATCGGCGAGGGGCTGAACGCGCAACACATCAGTCGCTGCCCGCTCTGCACCGTCTGCGAACCGGACTTGTTCCACTCCTGGCGCCGGGATCAGGTGAAGGCGGTCCAATGGAGTGGCATCGTCTCCCAGGCCGCCAGCTGA
- a CDS encoding site-specific integrase — protein sequence MDLSVDLARINASLAAEGIRLRLEQRGRKLNLRGPLPCRQTPHTTRTQRLSLGLPADAQGLREAERTLQLVDLQLRRQQFRWDQWAADANGIASSNAAATPGLEHQLEQFEQAFFQDPRRRRSAAGSRSTWTAAYRPYLRRLRSLASEHNLPLDTELLRITLESYVEGSRSRQQCATALQALAVHADLVLPEDWRAQAGGYGLHRARFRQLPSDADILEAFLLIPNRSWRLAFGLMATFGLRNHEVFFSDLSSLRAGGDRVIRVLPTTKTGEHQVWPFHPDWVDRFDLHHLGDGHEALPPVCTDLRRTTLQQVGRRVAEQFRRYGLPLTPYDLRHAWAVRTIHIGLPDTVAARMMGHSVAIHTRTYHHWITRRDQQQAVDAALARLKA from the coding sequence ATGGATCTGAGCGTTGACCTGGCACGAATCAATGCCTCCCTGGCGGCGGAGGGCATCCGGCTGCGCCTCGAGCAGCGCGGCCGGAAACTCAACCTGCGCGGTCCGCTGCCCTGCCGGCAGACGCCACACACCACCCGCACCCAGCGCCTCAGCCTCGGGCTACCAGCGGATGCCCAAGGGCTCCGAGAAGCGGAGCGCACCCTGCAGCTGGTCGATCTGCAGCTGCGCCGCCAGCAGTTCCGCTGGGACCAGTGGGCCGCAGACGCCAACGGAATCGCCTCCAGCAACGCCGCGGCCACCCCCGGGCTCGAGCACCAGCTCGAACAATTTGAACAAGCCTTCTTTCAGGACCCGCGACGGCGGCGCTCAGCAGCGGGCAGCCGCAGCACCTGGACCGCGGCATACCGGCCCTACCTGCGGCGCCTCAGAAGCCTGGCCAGCGAGCACAACCTTCCCCTGGACACGGAGCTCCTGCGCATCACACTAGAGAGTTACGTCGAGGGCAGCCGCAGCCGGCAGCAGTGCGCCACGGCCCTCCAGGCCCTGGCCGTCCACGCCGACCTCGTTTTACCGGAGGACTGGCGGGCCCAGGCGGGGGGCTATGGCCTGCATCGCGCCCGCTTCCGCCAGCTTCCCAGCGACGCCGACATCCTCGAAGCCTTCCTGTTGATCCCCAACCGAAGCTGGCGCCTGGCCTTCGGCCTGATGGCGACCTTCGGACTGCGCAACCATGAGGTGTTCTTCAGCGACCTGTCGAGCCTGCGCGCGGGCGGGGATCGGGTGATCCGGGTGTTGCCCACCACCAAAACAGGCGAACACCAGGTCTGGCCCTTCCATCCAGACTGGGTGGATCGCTTCGATCTGCACCACCTGGGTGATGGCCACGAAGCACTGCCGCCGGTCTGCACCGATCTGCGCCGCACCACCCTGCAGCAGGTGGGCCGTCGGGTCGCGGAGCAGTTCCGTCGCTACGGGCTGCCGTTGACGCCCTACGACCTGCGCCACGCCTGGGCCGTGCGCACCATCCACATCGGCCTACCCGACACGGTGGCGGCCAGGATGATGGGGCACTCCGTGGCCATTCACACCCGCACGTACCACCACTGGATCACCCGCCGAGATCAGCAGCAGGCGGTGGATGCTGCCCTCGCTCGCCTCAAGGCCTGA
- a CDS encoding GIVxVP protein: MGRNRVAAGVVMVPCVLLGAAFLSTAVWTDAAGENRSLALGLGVMLLLAGLAALWLPAAAEAEPESERDSDAGDSSTIPDESDSAP, translated from the coding sequence ATGGGTCGCAATCGCGTCGCTGCCGGTGTGGTGATGGTGCCCTGTGTGCTCCTGGGTGCTGCTTTTCTGAGCACGGCGGTCTGGACCGATGCTGCGGGTGAGAATCGCTCCCTGGCGCTGGGTCTGGGCGTGATGTTGCTGCTCGCTGGCCTGGCGGCGTTGTGGCTCCCGGCAGCAGCCGAGGCCGAGCCTGAATCCGAACGCGACTCCGATGCCGGGGATTCCAGCACAATCCCGGACGAATCGGATTCCGCTCCCTAA
- the cobO gene encoding cob(I)yrinic acid a,c-diamide adenosyltransferase, with protein MTSGETGSAHNLDQSADALGMGGDLAPERDAEAYRARMRRRQEVQQQRVQERSLEKGLVMVFTGHGKGKTTAALGLALRTLGHGERVAVVQFIKGGWEPGEARALQAFGDALQWHALGEGFTWVTQDRERDRELVQGAWQQSLHYLRSSEHQLVILDEINVALKLGYLTLEQVIAGLDTRPELSHVALTGRGAPAGLIDRADLVTEMTLVRHPFREQGVKAQAGVEY; from the coding sequence ATGACCTCGGGAGAGACCGGATCCGCCCACAACCTCGACCAGTCCGCCGATGCCCTCGGCATGGGAGGGGATCTGGCGCCGGAGCGGGATGCGGAGGCCTACCGGGCCCGGATGCGGCGCCGGCAGGAGGTGCAGCAGCAGCGCGTCCAGGAACGGTCGCTGGAGAAGGGGCTGGTGATGGTGTTCACCGGGCATGGCAAAGGCAAGACCACCGCAGCCCTCGGCCTCGCCCTGCGCACCCTCGGGCACGGCGAACGGGTGGCGGTGGTGCAGTTCATCAAAGGTGGTTGGGAACCGGGAGAAGCACGCGCACTGCAGGCCTTCGGCGATGCTCTCCAGTGGCATGCCCTCGGCGAGGGCTTCACCTGGGTGACACAAGATCGGGAACGGGACAGGGAGCTGGTGCAGGGGGCCTGGCAGCAGTCGCTTCACTACCTGCGCAGCAGCGAGCATCAACTGGTGATCCTCGATGAGATCAACGTGGCTCTCAAACTCGGCTACCTGACGCTGGAGCAGGTGATCGCCGGTCTCGACACCCGACCGGAGCTCAGCCATGTGGCCCTCACCGGTCGCGGCGCTCCCGCAGGGTTGATCGACCGCGCCGACCTGGTCACGGAGATGACCCTGGTTCGCCACCCCTTCCGGGAACAGGGGGTGAAAGCCCAGGCCGGGGTTGAGTACTGA